GTTGCTACTTTATTTGTTTTTCTCCTGGTGGCAGCATGCAAGCAATGATCGATGGACCACACACGTTGTGGCCTTTTGTATAGAAGTATGCAGGCCCCCTTTGCATTTACCCTGCCAGCCCGTTGTTTATCTTGAGAAACGATGTTACAAAGTCGGCCTCAAAGAGACCCTGGCTCAAAAGGAGCATTGGGCTTGTTTCAGGTAAGAAGAAAGATATCCGTAATGATTCACCGAATCATTGCTTTCAAGCCATGGCCATGCGCAATATGTTGTCCGCATCAGTACATGTATATACTGGCTTGTTCATACAGGGGTCATGGGCATCACACATTTTGAGAAGACAACATCAAAGCTCAACATGAGCTGAACAATGGAAAGCGGTTAATTTCTGTCACATGCCTTAACAGTTTTTCGTTTTTCACTGGCATGCTCATGATATAGCAGCAAAAGCATAACATTTAGAAAATTAGTCCATATGGCAACCCTGCTTCAGATCAAACTAAATTTAAAACACCACGAATCATCTATGTTCCTTTTCAGTGAGCAAAAAATAACAGGTTTGAGCCATTTCCATTAAGCGGTACTGCTCTATCCCGGGCGCAGAGAAACAGATCACTAGATTAGGTATGATCATCATTATATCATTGAAAGTACAGTAATCTTGAGCGGATGCCTTAGGCTAATCCAGTAAGACCCTAAAAGTAAGTAAAAGGCTAATCCAGTAAGACCCTAAAAGTAAGTAAAAGTGGTATGGCACCAGAAAGCATCGAGTAGAAGAAAAGGTTGCATACAGAACTTAAACAGAACCCAGAGCCCCCATGTGCTATACGCAATACAGCCAGGAAGCATGCTACAGTAGAAGAAATCACTGGCTGGGTTATGCCTTTTACTAGAGAGGTGTATATATATCAGAACCTGTTTTGCAACAAAAGAATGTTTTCGAAAACCTTGACACTTTGTAGAGCTATTTTCATGGATCGTGAATGTCAAGATATTCACCATATATAAAACTAAGGTACAGTAGACCTTCCTCAGTAGGCTGTCTGAGTTTAAATACAACAAATTCTTTACATTAACACAAAGATGATGTGATGATCTGCCAGCAAAACCTGTCAAGAAcgagaatttgtattaaaaaagagtAAAAAAAGATGTCTTGTGCTGCAGATTTTCTGTTACTAAATtcaagacatattggttatgtaagCTGTTTAGATTCAAACGCAAGACAAGTTCACACATTTTCCACTAAATTGTGTGGCATCATGTACCATTATTTAGGATAATCAAACTGGTTATGCCTTTACATAATTGTGTGGCATCATGTACCGTAAATATCCTCATTGATTTTATTGGTCGCATGCATGCAAGTACACGAGAAGGAATGTTGCTTGGAATCAAAAGAGGTTGTCAATGAATCACAAAATTATTTGGTTTGAACATGTAATATTTGCATCTGCCAAAACTTTTGGCGCGTAATATGATAATACGAGGCTACAAGCAATGTCTAACTTTTCAATATTTAACTAATGTCTTGTATAGTCATCATAAGAACTTTGTGTAGTTAAACTACTAAAATGATTGTGTACATAGGTACCCCAAGGCCCAAACACCATATATCGTCATTAGGCAAGCACCTGTTTTGGCCTTTTTATCTTCAACTAGATTTTTGCTGGTCTAAAACTGTTCAACCAATAACTAATTAAAACTAACGAAAAAACTGAAGTCCAGCATTAAGATTAAGATCAGGGAAACTTATGTGAGCACATTAGGCAATGAAACATCACAGGACTAAGTACATGAAAAAAACACATGTAGATACGAAATCAAAGTGTCAAAGGAAGTACTACAATATACAGAGCGTTACATCAATCATATATGCTGCCGTAGTGATAGATATACCTTGTCAGCCAAGATACTTTTGCTGTACAGAGAAGATTATCAATCTCTAAGGCCAAGCTCGACCTCAATGTCATCATCCTCTTCAAATAACTTCAGCAGCCGTGCATGTTGctcctctcttttcttcttctgcCAATACTTGAAAAGGAAGAATGACAACAGACCGGCTGCACCAATTCCTAGCAGGACAAACAAAACTGTTTGGCCAGTGTGACCTTTTGACTCATCTTTAGATGCATCATCAGCTAGTCCTGCAAACATCGTAGATACATTTCAGTGATCTAAAATCTTGAGTGTGTACTTGGGCATATGGATAACTTAAGTGGTTTATTCAATCTATGTGTGCCCCAAGCTTGGAACAAACGTTAGGACCTTGAAAATAGAACAACAATGCAATACAGCAGCATCATTTTCTCAACAGAAAAAAAAAGCAACCATCATCGGAGGAACCCTGCCCACGTTTTTTTTTTTGGTTAAGAAGGAAATGAGAGGCACAGGAAACAgatcacacaaaatctaaccatagcgGCAAAATTCCGCACCCACCGGGAGTTAAACCCAGACCGATGTGGACACACTACAGCGCTTCCAACACTGGGCTACCACCCAGTTCTCAACAGCAACGTTTTCTCACTTTTACGGCTATTGCTTCAAGATCAATGAATCTTGCGCTATAGCATCCAACTGAACTGCATTTCTGCTATCCTGTGCTAGCATACATAACCATCACTATGTATGAAACTTGCACAAAACCATTTGCAACTGCTACCTGCTGGATACCAGATACATTTTCTAGTTGATTCCCAGTGGCAAGCAGTACAGGCAAGATCTTACTAGCTGGCAAGCTACAAATCCTATGATAACCTGGCTGACTTTGGCTGATTTCCATACAAACTATCATAAGTGACTGAGTTACTGAATCATCGTGTTGTTTAAATGGAAACCCTACAAAGTACATTAAAAGAACAAACTGAGATTGTTCAGACATGATGCTAATTGATCACGACTTATGCTATGATGTTGGTTCAGATGTTTCTAGACAACCTGGGATAAATAAACCCAGCCCCGACAATAATTTGCAGTAACTGTATAGCTAGCACAATTCTATTTTATCTTTCTTGGGAAATTTAAAGATCAAGCTAGAAAAAACTCGTAAATCCGCTCAGCAAAGGAACAAAGTGAACGTAGCAAGAGATGGGGGGCTACATTACTAACAACTCTATTACACTATTCGGTTCTGCAGCAAGTTGCATCCTACTTAGGCTGCATCACCAAAAGTATGCAATGGTTATGATTTAGAGCAAGAAGTTAGTTTTTCTTTCCAATTTGAAGCTACTATAAAGTAATGGTCAGAAGTATGACCGCATGAGACCGCTACATTTTGGCACAACGCTTTACCATAATTTGGGCACACCAAAGTAAAATAATTGAGTCGGAGCTGGCCATAACCACCCATATGACACATGGTTCTATATTAAACTTCCTCTTTATCAAGGGCTATGCTGCTCTAGACTAAAAAACAGTTAATAGATATGAAATGGCTTGGCTTTTATCATGAAGAGAAATGATTGTAAAAGCAATAAAAACAATGCAATACTAAAGCCAGTGATGTGGTTCAGAGACAATAATTCTGTAACAGTCCTAGCAAAACGCGACAAATAATAAAGTGGTGTGCCCAACATATGAATCTTGCTTTTGCAGTTTCCTTTCTATGCAGTAGTTAGCCATTTTGctagttcttgatcgtcacctcgatAAGGGGCGGAAATAGCAGAGAAATGCTAATATTTATCAGAGGCTCCAAGTGTGATGCATCAATCTGGAACTAACAGCTCTAATTTTCGGCACGCATTTTCCGCAAATAGTTTCGACATCGATAGCAAGGAGCTGACTCTAGCGCATGCACCTATTTGTCCCATGTAATTTCTTATTTCGACTTCCAAGAGAAACGCTACAGCAATCCAATCGACCTGAGGCGAAAGGCCAAAAGTATTGGACTGAAATCAGGATCCTACGGTTAAACTGGTGAATTTATTCATGAAAATAAGTGAAACTGCCACGGGGATATCGCGAGCTCTTCGGCCTAAATACAAATCTTCATAATTAAATAGACTCGCAAACCATAATAATTCTGCACTTGACGATAATAACGGAATCCCGAATCCCCCAATCAGCGGGCCGGCGACTCTTCGCCGATCCCAAGCGACGCCCCTCAGCCAGATCTCCAACACCCCTCGCAGATCCCGGCGGGCTAGAGCAGATCGAGCGGGGCCGGAGGGAGCACGCACCTGTGGCGAACTGGGCGCAGATCGCGGCGGCGGCCAGGAGGAAAGCAGCGGCCGGGCTGGATCTGCTGCCGCATGCGCCGAGCGGCCGTCTCATCTCCGCCTCTCTTCCCGCGCCTGCGTCTGCCTGGCGACCGCGACGACGAAGCTGCCGACACCTCCTCCTCCGCCAAGAGCTCGAGCCGTGTTGGTGGTGGATCGGAGGTGAGGTCGGAGGCTTGGGTGCCGTTCGCCTTCGGTGCGGTGTCTTTGCTTTATTATTATTTGTCTGGTGGGTGGGTGTCGACCGGACGCGCTGTTCGTTCTTGCCCTCGAAGGCTCCGTTGCACGCACAGGCACAGCTGGGCGGTCGTTCTCGGCGTCTCCGTGCCGCTGCCAGTGGGCCCCCAGTGGGGGTCTGCCAGCGGGTTGTAATGAAAGGGTGTTTAGTTTGGGAACGTATCTTCTCAAAGAAAAATCTTCTGAAAAGAAGTTTGGGAACGTATCTAGCGAGCCATCGAGCGAAAACGCTCCTTCGCGAGCGAGCGTCGCAACGAGCGATCTCATTTCCTCGCATTGTCGGAAGCCGATGGCTGATGGGCCTACCCATGAAGACGCATCAGCCCACATGTGCGTTGGACCCTCCTACTCTCTCTCGCCCGTAAAACTTAATCTCACCGGCCCCCTGATTTCAACGGGCGGGGCCCGGGGTGGGGCCCAGATTTACTTTAAACAATAGCCCAAGACTTGCTAAAACGGGCAAGTGTGGCCTGTTGGAATTCGCGCGTCGCAGCGGGCGCGCGCGAGATAGACTCCCTCGCCATCGAGATAGCCATCCAAGAGGCCAAGATTCCCTAAAAAAAATCCAAGAGGCCAACAACACCTTAAAAGCATATGTTTTTTTTTAAAGATCCAGCTCGGCTGGCGTTTCATTCATTAAGCAGAGAGAAGGCGGGAAAACAAGTGTTGATCAAGTGATCATGGGGTGAGGGGGAGGTTACAGGCCTGCGTACAGGCAGCAGTGCTAAACTAGCGCTATTTCTCACGGTACATTCCTGAACGGGTGCTCCATGCATTTCGCTCCAGCGATCCTCCGTTGCTCCATGTCTCGCCTGCAAGCCTCAGTGATACTTCTCACGCATACAGTCTTTCCTCTGAATGTGCATGCGTTGCCTGCAAGCCAAATGTGCCAGCAAACAAGGGCCAACAGCGATTTTGTTCCCCGACGGAATCTTGGGGAGGCTTGGTCGATCATCCTTTTAACCTGATCAACAGTTGTTGTTCCTGAGCTCCAGCACGAATGTGCCAGGGCGCTGCATCCGCACCATGAGGCCACTTGGTCCCAGACTTGGACGGCGGTCGGGCACTCCCAAAAGAGGTGCGAGGAGGTCTCGAGGCTTCGGAAACAGAACTGGCAGAAGTAGTTGTTGGGCCATCCGCGGCGTTACAATCTGTCGCAACACCATAACCTGTCCAGGTGCAGGAGCTAGAAGAAGATCTTGATCTTGCCTGGCGCCCAGATTTTCCAGACCGATCCTCTGAAATTCGTGGGCTCTGCAGCGGCTGAAGGTGGGAACTGGATGTCGTATGCTGATCGCGCCGAGTACTGGCCTGAGCTGCTGATCGTCCATCTGATCGTGTCTTCCACTCCGTCTTCCATTGTGATGTTGGCTGCACGGATTTCTCTAGCCATTTGCAACACCATGGGCATGATGCTCTCGTGGTCGCCGTGCCGCGGGTCTAGGACCCATCTGTCCTCGTGCAACGCGTCCTTGACCGAACGGTTTTTCCTGATGGAGCGCGCGAAGACTGCCGGAAAGGCCTGGCATAGAGGCCTAGCTCCTAGCCAGGTGGATTGCCAGAAGGAGGCCGTGGTGCCGTTGCCGATGGTGACCGCGGTGCAGGCCGCGAACAGGGCCTGGTCAGTGGCGTCGCAAGGAGTGCCCGAGCCGACCCAGGGACGGTCCGGTCGCGTCCAGGAGTACCAGAGCCAGCGCAAGCGCAGCGCCCGAGCGAATTTGTCTAGGTCATGGATACCCAGCCCACCAATGCGCTCCGGCGAGGTGATCGCCGACCAGCGCACCTTGCATTTTCCACCAGAGATCTCCTCATCCTGCGCCCATAGGAAGCGCCGTCTTGCTTTGTCGACGTCCTTGAAGAATCGTTTCGGTGCTTGAAGGGCCGTGATGGCGAAGGTGGGCATGGCCGAGAGGACGCACCGCACCAGCACTCTTCTGCCAGCGATGTGCATGAGCCGACCTTTCCAACCGGCCAGCCGCGCTCGTATCCTGTCAAGGATGAACTGAAGGTGTACTAACCTAATTTTTCCCACAATGATCGGCAGCCCTAGGTATGTAGTGGGCAGCGCTGCGACGACCCCCTGAATCTAAGAAGAATCGCGCCGAGGTCTATGCTTTCACAAGCAATCGGGATGACTGAAGATTTTTCTAAATTCACTCGCAGTCCTGTAGCTTCACCGAAGAGGTGCAGGATGAGCATCAGCTCGTCTAGTTCTTGCTTGATTGGGTTGATGAAGATGACGGCGTCGTCGACGTAGAGGCTGGTGCACATGCGCGCGCCCATCCCCGGCACCGCGGTCAAGAGGCCTGCAGCGGTTGCAGCCTGAAGGAGCCGGTGCAGGGGGTCGATGCAGAGGATGAACAACAGCGGGGAGAGGGGGTCGCCTTGTCTCAACCCGCAGAGGTGCATGAACGCGCTGCCCGGGACGCCATTCAGGATGCAGGAGGACGATGACGTGGAGAGGAGCAGGGTTACCCAATCGCGCCAGCGCGCCGGAAAGCCCATTTTATCAAGCAGCTCGAGAAGAAATTCCCATGAGATATTGTCGAACGCCTTTGCAATGTCCAGCTTCAGCAACAGGGCCGGGGTTTTTAGGCGATGCAGAGATCGTACAGTGTTCTGAACGAATAAGAAGCTGTCATGGATGCACTTCGTCTTCTGGAAAGCTGACTGCGCTGGGGAAATGATCGTCCCAATGACCGACGCCAATCACatagacagtactttggagatcagCTTGGCGATCGAATGGATGAGGCTGATCAGTTTGAAGTCGCGCATGCATGAAGCCCCGTCTTTCTTCGGCAGTAAAACGATCGTGGCAGAGATCAGGGCTGAGAAGTTGCCCCCCCAGGCTGTAGAAATGATCAAATACGGCCATGATATCATGTTTGGTTGTGCTCCAGCAGGTGCGAAAGAAAGTGCCCGAGAAACCAACCGACCCCGGCGCCTTGTCAGCGGGCGAGGCGATGACAGCAGCCCAAACCTCCTGCTCGGTGAAGGGATTATCCAGGCCGGCGTTGCTGACAGTGGGCAGGTCAATTCCATCCCAGTTTATTGTGCAGCCGCGGTCCCGCTTGGTGCCCAGCAGGTTAACAAAGTGATCATGGGCGGCGGCTGCTTTATCAGCGTGCGAGGTTGCAGTGTGCGAATCAGTCTGTAGGGAGTGGATGAAGTTCTTCCTTCTTCTTGTGTTGATCTTGGCCTGGAAGAATGCAGTTTTGGCGTCTCCAGCCCGGAGCCAGGTGATTCTTGCAGCCTACCTTTTGCGCGCGCGCTTGATTGCTGCCAACCCCACGAGCCTCTGCTTGAGTTTCTTGCGCAGGTTGGATTCTGCCGTTGTGAGCTGGTGCTTTTCTTGTGCAACGTCAAGCCTGAGAATGATCTCTGCTGCCAAGTGGAACTAGACTTTTGCATCGCTGAACAATGACTTGGACCAAATCTTCAGATCATGGGCCGCTCACTGCATCTTGATCTTCAGTCTGGCCAGGGGACATGTGCAGTCGAccggccgcagccaggcccgctcGACCGTTTCCCGGAAGTGTGGGAACCGCGGCCAGAAAGACTTGAATCTGAATGTGGCCTTCCTGTTGGGCGCAGCCGCGTCTGCTAAAAGGAGAGAGCAGTGGTCGGAGCAAGCGGTTGACGCGGCCATGAGCATGTGCGAGGGGAAGAGATCATCCCATTCTGTGTTGCAAAACACCTTGTCAATGCTCACCATCGTCGGGTTAGTCCTCTCATTTGTCCAGGTGTAGCGCCTGTTCTTGCATTTTATCTCCTTCAGGCCTGCAGAATCGATTGCTCTCCTGAACTGCCCCATGATCCTCCTGTTCAGATTTAGATTGCTCTTATCCCTGGCCTCGTAGATGATGTTGAAATCACCGTTTATAAGCCATGGTTGCCCTGCTAGAGGAGCTGTCTAAACCAGTTCAGcgagaaaggaatccttgagggcgTCGTCAACCGGGCCATACACCGTCGTCAACCAGAAAGAGCAGTTTCTCTGAATGACTGAGACTCTGGCCGTGATGGAGAAGGCACCAACGACGTGCGTGACAAGGTCTAGCAACTGCTTATTCCACAAGATCGCTGCGCCACCACGGGCGCCCATGGCCGGCAGGACCGCACAGCCGTCCAGGGTATTACCACCCAGCTCACGGACAATTTCAGCAGACTAGGCTTTGAGCTTTGTCTCTTGCAGGCAAAGGATACAAGTCCTGTGGGATTCAGCTAGTTCTTTGACAACAGCTCTTCTCGCTGGCGAGTTTAGTCCTCTGACATTCCAACTCATGATAGAAATGGGCGTGCTAATCATTGGGCACAAGTAGAAACTCCAGCAGCATTTGAATTTCATTGATGTAAAGCAAATACAGGTACACATCCAACCTATCCCAGGCGCGCTAGAGACCACCAACAGGCCCCAAGAATCTCTGGCGCGAAGCGGGCCAACAAGTCCTGACACGGAGACTACAGACGGCTAACATTGATCCTAACTTGGAACGGCTTAAGGCCGATCGCTGCTGGCTAATGTTGAAACGATGATGATCTAACATAACTAAACAACTGTAGTTGCAGCGTCCGGGCCGGCCATGCCGCCGGCGATGCGAAGCGCCTCCGGGTCGAGGCGAGTGAGCTTGGCGATGATGGAGATGTCATCGTCAGAGAGGGGTTCGTCGAAATGGTTGATCAGCGCCTCGGCAACCTGAGCCGTCATGGCCTCCTTTGGCCCCAGCAAGCCCAGCTTCTTCACAAGCAGGAGCGCGGTGTGTTGTGCCACTGGCACCTTGGAGTTGGCCGCAACCTGACGTGCACTCTGCCTGGTTGGGGTGGCGCCGACTCGATCTTTGGGGGGAGGGGGCGGAGGAGCGCCTGGCTGGAGCGGCGGGAAGGAGCGGAGCCGGGGCGTCGGTGAAGAGGGCGTGGCCTGGCCTTGGCGCGTCGGCACTGCTGTCAAGCTGGAGCTGAAGCACTTGTTGCGTCACCGCGCTGACTTGGAGCCTGGTGGAGACGGCCGTTGGGGGGGCCTGGCAAGCCGCGGTGATGGAGACCGACGGGAACTCGAGGGGGCGGCAAGCGTGTCGGTGATGGCCTGATCGATCTCCTGgaggttgctgttgctgttgccggCGCGGAGAGGCGAAGGAGGGGCGTGATCGGATGATTCAAAGAAGGCCNNNNNNNNNNNNNNNNNNNNNNNNNNNNNNNNNNNNNNNNNNNNNNNNNNNNNNNNNNNNNNNNNNNNNNNNNNNNNNNNNNNNNNNNNNNNNNNNNNNNNNNNNNNNNNNNNNNNNNNNNNNNNNNNNNNNNNNNNNNNNNNNNNNNNNNNNNNNNNNNNNNNNNNNNNNNNNNNNNNNNNNNNNNNNNNNNNNNNNNNNNNNNNNNNNNNNNNNNNNNNNNNNNNNNNNNNNNNNNNNNNNNNNNNNNNNNNNNNNNNNNNNNNNNNNNNNNNNNNNNNNNNNNNNNNNNNNNNNNNNNNNNNNNNNNNNNNNNNNNNNNNNNNAGGTGCAGTCGCTGTCGCAGGAGACGCGGCGGTCGCCCTTACTCCGGTGTCGGCTGACTAGCGTGCAGCTGCGGTGGCGGGGCGGGGGAGGAGGGCTCTGGGCCTCGACGGAGGCAACTCCTTTCCGCCCAGCCCACGGCCAAGGAGGGCGCTTTTCCACGACCTACGCCCCTGGTCGTCGTCTTGGTCGTCGCGGTCGCGGCGCGGGCCGAGCTGCAAGCCACCGCAGCCGGTGGAGGAGACCACCGCTGGATGGCGCCTGCCCTGCCCCTGCAAATGTTGCCGCTCAGCTTTCACATCGGCCCCGTGGCCACGCGCCCGATGAGTCGATGACCCTACGGCCCAAGCGGGCAAAGCAAACACCCAACAACATAGAAGATCTTCGGACCCGCTGTTCTGACTTTCACACTGGTCCCGAGGCGACGCATTCACATAGTTGACAACGACATTATAGGAGAACGTGAGCAACTCATTACTGGCAGAAGGCCGGACCTTCAAGACGGCGCCCCCAAAGGGAAAGCGACGGGTACACTGTTTGCCCGCTCTGCTCAAAACCGAAACTTGGGTTTTACCCGGAGAGCATCATATTTGAGTGACAAGGGAGGTCAAGGGGTTCCACCACAACTCCTCCAAGGAATACTATGTTGTCCAAGTGCATCGTCGTTGCCGCGCAACCCAAAGCATACAAATGTCATTTGTAGGATATCCGAAAAATACAGCTGGGTATTCCTTCTACCACGATACTGAGGGTAAAGTGATTGCCACAAAGAATGGAGTATTTCTCGTGAAAGAGGTGAGTGGGAGGATCAGGATAGTACAGCTTAATGACATTACTGAATATTTGTGACAATTCAAAGGGCCTACGTGTCGAAAGTAGTTTCGGAAGTCATCCCTACAACTTAATCGGAAGCTCTTGAGTATGGTGTCCTACGTAACATCTGAACTGACAATATTTAGAACTTCGTAAAATTGTCATGAACTtcacatttgatatttttgatttgTTGTTATGCTAGGATGTATAAACTATGTAAGTAATTGAGATTGTGTAATAAAAGTATTTATCTATGATGAGACAGCATTCACATATAAAAGAAAAACATTATCATCTTTCGTGCTTGAGGGCGAGGACAACTTAAGCTTGAGAATGGTGACGTCTCAAAACACATCTATAATTTTATATGTTTCATGTCATTATATTATCATTTATACACACTTTGGGTATATTTTTTATCAAtttttattggactaacatattagtcaagcgaaccaacctgtggttgaatggttagagggacagtggtgTCCCCAGCCCTCCAggtttcaagtcctggtgctcgcattattcctgggatttatttcaggatttccagtgatgtgctttcagtgggaggaTACATTTCGATCGAtgagaggcacctatggtgacttcataaatctcaagatgcactagtagaaaacagggctttggttcgggcatggcaagcccattagtcccggttcagtcacgaaccgggacccatgggggcattcgtcctggttcgtgagcccaggggggcggccggggcctcgtgggcattggtcctgattcgtatggacccatttgtcccagttctaggcacgaaccgggacaaatgggcctcactcctggcccacaaccattggtctcggttcttggcttgaaccgggacaaaaggctgggctttagtcccggttccagccttgaaccgggacaaatgagttgcctatatataccccatcgccacagcagagcactccacagtgctctgttttttctggccggcgacgggagggcatttgggtgctctagctcacctcctatgcacatgaggtgttcaatgaaatgtctgagccacactagttaatcaTTCTCCTCTTGaaactcgacctccaagctccattttccctgagatttgtctaggtttagcggtccgtcacgtcccgtccccgtcttcaccgccgtcgatcgaccgcgtcgatctcgtcgccggcaccatcgtggtgagtctcttgttcttatcttctttctgaaaaaaaattcttacttcagatagatacttgtctaattttcttacttttattattccttgttattatatagtgcgatggttttggtatccgcccccgtcggtcctcgtcctgtctatgattcggatgtggtatatattatcttttt
The sequence above is a segment of the Triticum dicoccoides isolate Atlit2015 ecotype Zavitan chromosome 1A, WEW_v2.0, whole genome shotgun sequence genome. Coding sequences within it:
- the LOC119279984 gene encoding uncharacterized protein LOC119279984, with product MRRPLGACGSRSSPAAAFLLAAAAICAQFATGLADDASKDESKGHTGQTVLFVLLGIGAAGLLSFFLFKYWQKKKREEQHARLLKLFEEDDDIEVELGLRD